A portion of the Stigmatopora argus isolate UIUO_Sarg chromosome 15, RoL_Sarg_1.0, whole genome shotgun sequence genome contains these proteins:
- the htr1b gene encoding 5-hydroxytryptamine receptor 1B, whose product MEVAGEMEASPPPVNASNMSLPEDASEAGWDAQSLAYQITLSSLLSAITLATSLSNSFVIATISQSKKLQTPANFLIASLAVTDLLVSILVMPVCVLYTVIHEWTLGQVVCDVWLSSDITCCTASILHLCVIALDRYWAITDAVEYSKKRTPGRAAGMVATAWVIAISISLPPLFWRQVKADELTSCSVNTDHIFYTIYSTFGAFYIPTLLLIVLYGRIYVEARKRILKQSPKRKKKGAAAGKRLTSAYLATGSPGSNASTSPLQGGRHDAPSSDTNSSTSDSQVKVTLSDAALEKKRISAARERKATKTLGIILGAYIVCWLPFFIYTLVVAACDACHIPELFDFFTWLGYLNSLINPIIYTMSNEDFKKAFHKLVRFRCCRG is encoded by the coding sequence ATGGAGGTCGCCGGTGAAATGGAGGCCAGCCCTCCGCCGGTGAACGCGTCCAACATGAGCCTACCCGAGGATGCGTCCGAGGCGGGCTGGGACGCGCAAAGCCTCGCCTACCAGATCACCCTGTCATCGCTCCTTTCTGCCATCACGTTGGCCACCAGCTTGTCCAACTCCTTCGTTATCGCCACCATCTCGCAGTCCAAGAAGCTCCAGACGCCGGCCAACTTCCTCATCGCCTCGCTGGCCGTCACCGACTTGCTGGTGTCCATCCTGGTCATGCCCGTGTGCGTCCTCTACACGGTCATCCACGAGTGGACGCTGGGGCAGGTGGTGTGCGACGTGTGGCTATCGTCGGACATCACCTGCTGCACGGCGTCAATCCTCCACTTGTGCGTCATCGCGCTGGACCGCTACTGGGCCATCACGGACGCAGTGGAGTACTCGAAAAAGCGCACGCCGGGACGCGCGGCTGGCATGGTGGCCACCGCCTGGGTGATCGCCATCTCCATCTCCCTACCGCCGCTCTTCTGGAGGCAGGTCAAGGCGGACGAGTTGACCAGCTGCAGCGTCAACACGGACCACATCTTCTACACCATCTACTCCACCTTCGGCGCATTCTACATCCCCACCCTGCTGCTTATCGTCCTCTACGGGCGGATCTACGTGGAGGCGCGCAAACGGATCCTCAAGCAATCCcccaagaggaagaagaaggggGCGGCGGCGGGCAAGAGGCTGACTTCGGCGTACTTGGCCACGGGTTCGCCGGGATCCAACGCTTCCACCAGCCCCCTGCAGGGCGGCAGGCACGACGCGCCATCCAGCGACACCAACTCGTCCACTAGCGACAGTCAGGTGAAGGTGACTCTGTCGGACGCAGCTCTGGAGAAGAAGCGCATCTCTGCGGCGAGGGAGAGGAAGGCCACCAAGACTCTGGGCATCATTCTGGGCGCGTACATCGTGTGCTGGCTGCCCTTTTTCATCTACACGTTGGTTGTGGCTGCCTGCGACGCCTGTCATATCCCCGAGCTATTTGACTTCTTCACCTGGTTAGGTTACCTCAATTCGCTCATCAACCCGAtcatatacactatgtccaatgagGATTTTAAGAAAGCTTTCCACAAACTAGTGCGCTTCAGGTGCTGCAGAGGGTGa